In one Salvelinus fontinalis isolate EN_2023a chromosome 16, ASM2944872v1, whole genome shotgun sequence genomic region, the following are encoded:
- the LOC129812933 gene encoding E3 ubiquitin-protein ligase TRIM39-like, whose protein sequence is MTYGLKFCLWAVYCQKDLALANERGVGVWKSQDAIEGSEDTSSTRVRMAASFSFLEEDLSCTVCYQIFREPVILLCSHSFCKACLEESWSKRETQDCPVCRRSSRDQLPPNLALRHVCETLLREREIKDSPGLTEEATEGPSQGKNTSHRGLQGVCGLHSQRLQLFCLEDECLVCVECVSEHAGHSFCSLVKAASQRREGLRPTLETLEEKMSAFCKAKLNCDKMAAHIGAQAKLAEKQIMKEFEKLHCFLREEEVERLAALKEEEEEKNKRIKERVKEISKMMSSLSDTIRAVEEKLAVDDLLFLQSYKTMMERAQSAPKDPQLGSGALINLAKHLGNLKFQVWQKMQGAVKYMPVVLEPNTAHPYLYPSEDLSSLRSEDKGQSLPDNPERFDSYRDILGSEGFTSGTHFWDVEVGENDDWRVGVASESVSRKHGLDEEECGIWAVGVANGEPYKMKKKTQRIRVSLKWDKQEVSFIDLSSYTQTLRTFNHKFTERMYPYFYLLNGQPLQILPGKVSLNVENHVENHDMELF, encoded by the exons ATGACATACGGTCTGAAATTTTGTCTTTGGGCTGTCTATTGTCAGAAGGATTTAGCCTTGGCCAATGAGAGAGGAGTAGGAGTGTGGAAATCACAGGACGCTATAGAAGGCAGTGAAGACACATCAAG CACTCGTGTGAGGATGGCAGCCAGTTTCTCTTTCCTGGAAGAGGACCTGTCGTGTACAGTGTGCTATCAGATATTCAGGGAGCCAGTGATCCTGCTCTGCAGCCACAGCTTCTGCAAGGCCTGTCTGGAGGAGAGCTGGAGTAAACGGGAGACGCAGGACTGCCCAGTCTGCAGAAGGTCCTCCAGAGACCAGTTGCCTCCCAACCTGGCCCTGAGGCATGTCTGTGAGACTCtactgagggagagggagattaaGGACTCTCCTGGGCTCACAGAGGAGGCGACAGAGGGGCCCTCACAGGGTAAAAACACCAGCCACAGGGGGTTACAGGGTGTGTGTGGTTTACACTCCCAGAGGCTCCAGCTCTTCTGCCTTGAGGATGAATGTctggtgtgtgtggagtgtgtgtcgGAGCATGCAGGCCACAGCTTCTGCTCTCTCGTGAAGGCAGCaagccagaggagagaggggctcaGACCCACACTGGAGACCTTGGAGGAGAAAATGTCTGCCTTCTGCAAAGCCAAGCTTAACTGTGACAAAATGGCTGCTCACATCGGGGCGCAGGCCAAGCTAGCAGAGAAGCAGATAATGAAAGAGTTTGAGAAGCTACACTGCTTCctgagagaagaggaggtggagaggctaGCTGCgctgaaggaggaagaggaggagaagaataaAAGGATaaaggagagagtgaaggagataaGTAAGATGATGTCATCTCTGTCGGACACAATCAGGGCTGTGGAGGAGAAGCTGGCAGTGGATGATTTGTTGTTTCTGCAGAGCTACAAGACTATGATGGAGAGAGCACAGAGTGCGCCTAAGGACCCACAGCTGGGCTCAGGAGCACTGATCAACTTGGCCAAACACCTGGGCAATCTCAAGTTCCAGGTCTGGCAGAAGATGCAGGGGGCAGTGAAATACATGCCTGTAGTTCTAGAACCAAACACCGCACATCCCTATCTCTATCCATCTGAAGATCTGTCCAGCCTACGATCTGAAGATAAAGGACAGAGTCTCCCAGACAACCCAGAGAGGTTTGATTCATACCGTGACATCCTGGGTTCAGAGGGGTTCACTTCAGGGACACACTTCTGGGATGTGGAAGTCGGAGAAAATGATGACTGGAGGGTAGGGGTGGCCAGTGAGTCTGTTAGTAGGAAACATGGGTTAGATGAAGAAGAATGTGGAATATGGGCTGTTGGGGTAGCTAATGGTGAACCTTATAAAATGAAGAAGAAGACCCAGAGGATCAGAGTTTCGCTGAAGTGGGACAAACAGGAGGTGTCCTTCATTGATCTTAGTTCATACACACAAACCCTCAGAACATTCAATCACAAATTTACAGAGAGGATGTATCCATACTTTTATTTGTTAAATGGTCAACCACTACAGATCCTTCCAGGGAAAGTCTCTTTAAATGTGGAAAACCATGTGGAAAACCAtgatatggaattgttttaa